Below is a genomic region from Chitinispirillales bacterium ANBcel5.
ATCAAGGCGAACCAGGTTTTCACTACGAATCCTGAGCTGTTTAAGTTTGCTTTGCAGGTCACTTATTGTAACAGCACAACCCTGAATCTCCTTTTCAAGACTTAGTATCTGTTCCTCTAGCGCTTTCAGTTTAGCTTTATTATCCCATCCAAGCACATAACGGCTTCTGTCATGCAAAGTAAACCGGTCATCCTTTTCGTGACGGTTTGCGGTGCCTTTAATCTGACCAGAAACAGTAAGCGCCTGTTTCTCTTTGCGAAACTGTTCGAGGGATGAACAGCAAACAAAGTCAAACCTTCTTACAAGTTGCGTTTCAAGCCAGGAGTAAAATTCGCTGTCTGGTTTAACCGATAGTTTTCTGACCATACTGTCCGGATGAAGGTCGGCTGCGCTTTTAGTTTGTTTTGAAACAGTACGGTAGTAAACAAGTCGCCCCTTAAGATCGGTGGAATCCACCCAGGATGATACATCTTTATACAGGCGATCGGGTACAAGCAGTGACATAGCAAAATTGTGAAGCACACGTTCGATTGCCCCCTCCCACTCACTATCTTCTGCTCTTACCTGCAAGAGTTCCCCGGCAAAGGGTATCTCCTGTTCACTGATACCGAGGGCTTTGCACAATTCATCCCTGATTCTGATTTGATGCGAATCGATATTACTGCGCCGCTTGCGCAGAGACTCAACCTCTTCTGTCACTTTACTGTGCTCTTCACGAAGACGGGCCATCTGCACGTCCTCTTCACGGCGACTGTTTTCAAGATGTGCCTCTTGCTCCTCATTACTGTCCATTGCTTTACTGATATACTGTCGGTTAGTGAGGAATGCTTCCAGAGAAAGCGCGTTTTCAAAAGAGAGCTGTTCTGCCAGGGTATTGTACTGATTAAACGCCTGCAGGCGTTTTTCTTTGTCAGATCCAAGGCCATTTATCTCACCCTTAAGGCGCTCCAACCGGTCGCCTCCGTTGTCGGCTATGGCCTGCTTAAGCTCATCGCGCTCTCCCTGCTTTTGGGTGATAGTACCTTTTGTCTGTTCTATATTTCCATTCAGTCTGACATGATCATCCGTAAGGCTTTTGAGTCTTTTTTCAAGCAGCTGGCTTTTTAACCGGGCAAAGTAGGATCTAAGGGAGTCACGGAGAACTCTGTAGTTCTGACAGTGCTCTAAGGTTTTATGATGTTTATCTAAATCATTTACAATGGGCGTAAGTTTTTGAACCTGAGATTTTGCTTTAAGTACAGCCTCATGAGCCCGGTTGAGATCATCAAAATGAGAAATCAGTGCGGCAATCCGTGACTCTACATCAAAGGGCTCAAGCATATGCATTCTGACAAAATCGGTGAGATTACCCACTGATTTCATCGATACAGTCTGATGAAACAGCTCCAGTGCCTGTTCATTTTCAATGCCGAAGCGGCGGCGAAATGATGCCGCATAAGGGGGAAAGCTATCGTACACTCCCTCCACCCTGGGAATGGCCTTAATTTTCTTTTTCAGGTCTTTAATGTCGGAGCCAAAACCGGAAAAGTGCCGGGCAATGGTTAGTTCACAATCTGCAACCACGAAAAAACGGTTAGGCTGTGCTGAAGGGTCCTTTTGCCAGAATACCTGTGCAAGTGTAACGGTTTGATGATAGCCGGTGTTTGCAAAAACTCCAAGAATGACAGAGAAGCTGCTTTGGTCTCTTAATGCAACAGGTTTGGCTCCCACACCTCCATCGTTGCGTTCGGTCTTGTAATAACCGTTAACATACGATCGCAGCGAACGCTCTTTTGTATCAGCACCGGCTGCCTTGTTGTACACAATCCTGTGTGATGGAAAAAGCAATGTGGTGATCGCGTCTACTATGGTTGATTTACCAGATCCGATATCACCGGTAAGAAGAGCATTTTTTCCTTCAGGAGAGATGGTCCATACTTTCTGATGGAATGTGCCCCAGTTGTATACTTCTGCGCGGTTGAGTCTAAACCCCGCAAGCGCATCATTTTCATCAAAACTAAACGATAGCTGATCATTCATCCTCTGCACCCCTCCCTGATAGCAGATACTCCTTTATCCGCAGATCAAATTCATTGAGCCACTGAGCATCGATAAACACCTTGAGAATTCTGCGCACTTCGATAGTGTCTTTATCAGAGCGCAAATAACGAATAAAACCCATGTCAGCAATTTTTTTCAGATAAGATTCTACCTGATTAACAATTTTTACTTCGTTTGATCCTGATGGAAGAAAAGTAGTAATCATTTCAATTACATCATTTTTACTTAATATAAGACGATTGTCGCTGCTTGTAGCGTCATGTTCAGCCAATCGTCGCCGAAGCAGTGCGAGCAAAAGACTGACAGGGTAGGAGAGTTGGCGGCGGCTTATAAGGCGTGGCATCTCTTCGCCCTCTTCCTGCTCATCAATCGTTTTTAACCAGGCAAACCCCTCCTCTTCGGAAATTTCAAGCGATAATCCTATCTGCTTTGCATAATCCCGAACACGGGCCTGAAGATTAAGAAGCTGTTGCCAGAGCTTTGGCTCTTCCTCGGCGTAAATAACCCCTTTGAGCAGGTTTATCATGACCCTTGAGAATGCCTTATCCGGCTGTGTCTGATCGGACATCTTAACTCCTGTTGAAAATGATACGGGGAAGCATTGCTTTGCGTAACCGCCCCTTACTGTCTTCCCAGCAAACCGACTCTTCATTCTCTTCATCAAACACACTTAATTTACCCGCGCTTGCTATGGAAACGTAGCAAAGAAGCTCTGCCAGACCCTTGTGCAGAGGATATTTTTCAATCAGCGCAGAAAGAGTGATCTGTGACACTGTTTGAAGCTCTCTGCGAATATTGGCTTCAAGCTCAGCTCTGTCAATATAGATCTGATTGAACAATGCTTCTGAGTCAAACACCTCCTCATTGGCCTCACGGATCACCGAAGAAAGATCGACCTTTGCAGTGGGCTTATAAAGAGGGCGCTCCATAATGAGCTGAATCTCAGGCGAGATCTTATCCAGAGTCATAAATGTGCGGTTTTTGGGCATAGAGTGTTTTACTTTCAGTGCCCCCTGAGAGATAGTGTCGAGAATGCTCATAATTCTTTTATTTTCAAGATAGGCCTGATTGTCAAGATAGCGCCGCAGTTGCTGCGAGAGACTTGCAACGGTTCGCTGAGTCTTTTCACCGGCTTCAAGCCAGTCAAAATGGATACGTTTAAGGCGACCGTCGGGTTTTGAAATTCTGATACAATCCATGGAAAAAACCTTCTCAAGCAGCTCAGAAAATTCCTCCTGGCTTGATGGAGACATGAGAAAGTCCCAAAATGTCTTAAAACTTCTCCCCTGATCCGAATCGGTTATTGCATCCCGTTCACCAAATACCTCCTCAAGCAGCTCTCCTTTACTACCTTCAAACAGCGCGATCTTTTCTCTAACCTGAAGGTCAAGTTTACGGAAGTTCTCTTCCACGGCTCTGAAATCACTGCGTAAATCATTGGACATCGTACTAAACTGCATAAAACGCTCTCTGAGCGCGGTTTCATCGAGAAGCGGCATCTCTCCGTTTCTGATAGCTTCGATCTGTCTGTCAATATGGGCCTTTTCTGCCTCAAGCGCTTCGATCCTGGTGGCTTCATCGGTTTCGGTTCCGATAACCATCTGTCTGAGAAGTTCAAAAATGGTCATCAGCCTTGATTCTGTGCCTATAAAGGCATGCCCCGAGAGACTTTCAAGCCAACCGATAACTTTCTCGGTTGCAGGAGTGAGGTCAAAATGGGGCTCATCGCTGTCATCGGGATAGTATTTGCGAAGCCATCCCTTTGAATCATGGGCCCACTCTTCCAGGTAGGCTGAAGCACTGCGGGGGTAGTGCTCGGTATTCTGGCTTTGATGAAGCTCATAAAGTGTGTCTTCAAGCCGCGCTATAAGGTCAGACTGGCTGATTGTGCGTACATTGGGTTCGATGAAGGTTTTATCTAAAAAGGACAGTATAAGCGGGGCATTATCCGCTCTGAGGAGTCTCCACCCGGGGTGAAATTTAAAAAGCTGGAGAAGATCGCTGTACGCTAAGCTCATGAAATAACCTTAAAATATGTGACCTGTCAGATTGTTATAAAAATAGCAATTTGCACCGCCCGATAGTGCTGCTTTGGGTGATTTTTATGCATTGGGGGTTACGTGTGCTACAGAGGCTGTTTTTGGGGCCGGTGGTGGTAGGGATTGTGGGTGAAATGTGCTTTTTTTTGTGCTCTAAGCTCAAAGCTAATCAGGGCGGCACCATCGAAGACTCGGGTCGGCACTACCCATTCGGGCACAATGTTCTCCACGTCCTACGTAGCAGACTACCGCGGAGTACGGGAAGGCTCGTCGTATCTCCTTGGCCATAGTCGTTCCTTCCGTCCTGCCTGCCGCATTAGAGTGAAAAGTTGGGTTACTATTTGGTTTTTTCTCTCCTCCCGGGATTATAGCTGAAGGGTCCCCCCAAACGGATCTTTTCACGTTTTCACCATTGACGCCCGGGGGTGACCCAGTCAATCGCCTTTAGCCCCATAAACATCCCTTTTTATCTAGCTATGAGCTTTGAGCAGGAAAAGGGAAAGGGAATGGGAAAGATGGTTTTTCCTAATCTTTTACTCCTACATTCTTGCTGGCACCAACGAATATCCCGTGCGTTCAGCGCTTAGAGAGAAAGAAGAGGTGTAGGAAAAAGGCCGTTATCTCATTTAGCGCGTTCTACATCCCAGATTTTGTCTTCATCCCCTCCCCAAAAAAAACGGATCATCACGCTTAAAAGGTTGCCCTGGTTCCGTAGCTGCTATGAGGCCATATCGATCCATGCATTTTTAATGGTCCAATAGGCAAGGATGTTCTATGGCCCACATGTGGACTGTCGTTGAACTGTACTCCTTTTTTCCGGCCCACCTACTTTCATTTCACCCTGTACACCCCATTAACGGTCGCCAGCAATACCCCTCCATCTTTATCCACTACCGGCGGAGCTGTTATCTGCTCGTCATCTTCGAGGTTGAGGGTAAAGAGATAATCCCCCGAACTGTCTATATGAGTGAGCATATTTTTTGAGGTAACAAGCACCGAATTATCGCTTAAAACAGTTACAAACTGAAAATTATTGTCCGGAGGGAGACTGTAGGCACGTTCCATTTCACCGTTTTCGGTAAAACGGAACAGTGAGTCAGCGTGGATGAAGTAGGTGCGGCCATCAGGAGCTGATGCCGGGGGTTGTACAAAAGATCTGAGGTCTGCAGCAGGGAGAAAAAATTCCCAAAGAATAGTTCCATCAAGGGAATACTTTATGAGTGATTTTTCGCCTGAACCAGTATTTCCTATAAGCATGAGTTCATTTTTTAGGCTAAGGCTGACCGAAGGCCAGGAACCACGGTTTTCAATTTCAAAGGAGGATTTTTCCTTTCCTGTAGTTGGATCAATTTTTAATACCTGTCCGTCTCCACTTACAGCAATGATTGTACTGTGATCTTCAGTCACAACTGCAGGTGAGTAGTTATCAGTTGTTTCCTCTGTGAAAAGGGGGTTACCGTTATCATCAATAAGAGAAAAAGACCAGATGTCATCATCAACAGGATCACCTGGCATTCCCTGCTCAAACCTCATAAATGTTTGGACGAAATGATTCCCTGACACAGGCATCACAAATAGAATCTGATCTGCATTGGGGACAAAAAAGCTCCCATCCACTTGTTCTTTATTCTGGTTGAGCATGTAAACAGTTGATCCGTTCGAGTGATAAATATACCCATCGATAATCATTGCATCCATGTATGATCGATACTTCTGTGTCCAGACAATTTCAGGTTTAAGATTGAATCGAAGAAGCAAACTACTGAAATGTAAATACCAATTATCTCCATCAGAAAGTAACACTCTGGGCCCTGAGCCTCTGTGATTTTTAAATGGTAGAAACCAGTCTATTTCACCTTTTGCCAGACAACGGCCATTCATAAAACCATTTAGCTGGTAGTTTCCAAACAACATGGGATAACTCACGTGTGACTCCTTACTTTGCCCGGCTCCTGAAACTGAGTACATAAAAAACATAAAGCATGAAACTAAACATATGCAGGTAGGTTTAGTTATTCCACCATAGATCGTTTGGGCAAGATTCCTAATCATAGTAAGTTCCTAAAGAAATCACTTTATTCGCTGGATACGCTTTTTCACCTATTTGAAACAGTATAGGCACGTTGTACCTGCACAATAAATAGTGCCATCACTTGAAACCACAGCTGGCACGTTGAATTCTTCATTCATCTTTTTTGTAATAAGAGTTGAAACCTTTTTTTACCTTTGGCTGTGAATGACATGATGTGGTATCCACTTTGAGCAACCAATTCGTTATTTTTGCAAACAGCTATTAGTTATTGTTTATAATAAGGATGAACTGTTTTTCAAATAACTCTTCTTTGTATAAGCATTTCAAACTACCTGCATCGAAAAAAATGTCATACCATCGTAGCTTCAAACTTTTAAGTGAGGGGGAAACGCTTTTCCTTTTTTCCGGCCCACCTACTTTCATTTCACCCTGTACACCCCATTAACGGTCGCCAGCAATACCCCACCATCTTTATCCACTACCGGCGGAGCTGTTATCTGCTCGTCATCTTCGAGATTGAGGGTAAAGACATAATCCCCTGAACTGTCTATATGTGTGAGCATATTTTTCGAGGTAACAAGCACCGAATTATCGCTTAAAACAGTTACAAATTGAAAATTATTGTCCGGAGAGAGGCTGTAGGCACGTTCCATTTCACCGTTTTCAGTAATACGGAACAGTGAGTCAGCGTGGATGAAGTAGGTGCGGCCATCAGGAGCTGATGCCGGGGGTTGGAGGAAACTACGAAGATGTGCTTGAGGTAGAGGGTATTCCCATATAATATTCCCATCAGGTGTGCACTTTATGATAACTCTTTCTCCCCGTACCTTTGTGTTACCGAGAATAGTGAGATTATCTTGCATATCCATGCTTGCTTGAATGAAACCACGATCTTTTAAATTAATTGTAGATCTTTCATTTCCAGTGTTTGGATCTAAACTCATTATTTCTCCAGCTCCGGTTAGAATAAAAAGAGAGCTGTAACCCGATGTCCCAATTGCGGGTAATTGTCTTTGATCAAATTCTCTGGTGTATATTGGAGTATTGTTATCATTAATAAGAGAAAAAGACCAGATGTCATCACCAACAGGATCACCTGGCATTCCCTGCTCAAACCTCATAAATGTTTGGAAGAAATGATTTCCTGACACAGGCATCACAAAGAGAATCTGATCTGCATTGGGAACAAAAAAACTCTCGTCCATTTGTTCTTTATCCTGGTTAAGCTTGTAAACAGTTGATCCGTTCGAGTGATAAACATACCCATCGATAATCATTGCATCCATGTATGATCGATAATTCTGTGTCCAGACAATTTCAGGTTTAAGGTTGAAACGAAGGAGCAAACCACTGAAATGTAAATACCAGTTATCTCCATCAGAAAGTAACACTCTGGGCCCTGAACCTCTGTGATTTTTAAAGGGCAGAAACCAGTCTATTTCACCTTTTGCCAGACAACGGCCATTCATAAAACCATTTCGCTGGTAGTTTCCAAACAACATGGGATAACTCACGTGTGACTCCTTGGTAGCAATTTCTGAAGATTTTACATAACAAAAAAGGTGGAGAAGAACTGAAAAAAACAAAATCGAAATTATTTTATGTTGTGTTCTTTTAAACAGAGAATTCATGCAAAGAGTTTCCTTCTTTTATATTGGAATTATACCAATTTAGAATAAAGGTTAGATCATTTGGTGAAAAATCTGTTGCACCCAAGTCTTTATTGAAAACGAGATTGAACAACCTGTTTTGCCAGTTTGCCAGATTTCTCCCCATCGTTACAGTGCTGTCATCTGAGGTGTAGTTGATGTCTGCATTACTGCCATGGGTAATTTCCAATGTGTAATTGGAAGATGATATGGCTTCATCATTGTCAGAAAAGTTGAAGCCAGGTTTAAAATACAACAGAGTCGGATCGGTATCGCCCTCGCCGCCACTTATGTAATAACGATTATCACCACCGAGTGGATCCTGATCCATAAATCTTTCATTTAACGCTCTTACCCAATTGCGCTTTTGTGTATCTGTCCAGTTTGTGTTTCCATCAATGAAATCTACGTGAAACAGGACTCTAACCACCAATAAAGACTTGAAAAAAATATCGCTTGATGGCGCCGGACGTACATAATGTCCACTTTCATCCAGGCACCGGTAAAAATATAAATTCATTCTCTTAGCACTTGGGGAGTCTACATCAATGGTGACACCGTTTGAGTATTCCCAGGGGTTATTATTATCATCTGTATCCCTGTAATATTTAAGTTCTTTAGAATCCCCATCTTCATCTGTGTATCTAAAGCTGATTTCAAAACTTTTCTCATCAAGAAATCCATGCAAAGGTTGACCACTTTTTCCAAGGTCATTTATCCATTGTGTTACTCTCCAGATATGCCTCATGCGAACAGGACCGTTTCTGCTCATAAGAGAATTAATATCATGGTCTACTGAGAAGGGGTCTGAGCCAGAAACACGGTTTACAAAATTATCGTTAGTCGGTCTAATTCTTGAATTCGAATTATCATAACCAAACTGGCCAAAGCTTGGAACTCTTGTGGACGTAAGGACATTTCGAACACTTACTGTCTGATTATAATCATCAACCTGACCTGTGGCATGTCCCAACTCATGTGCAATTACAAGACAGCCGAAACTTTCCCCATATTCATTAACCGGAAAATTAGAAAAGCGGTTGTTATCATCATTTCGGGTCCTTATACGTAAGGATACAATGCTGAATGGAGCATTATTTCCCCTCCAGGATAACACCCAGCTTCCTTTTGCTTCCTCGGTTATGAATGAGAGCGACATAGGTATTCCGCCGCGAGACTCACTTAACGCATTTTCGAAATCATCCTCGCCAAGTAAGTTGCAATTATGACGGTTATCTACAAAATCTACAGGTGTATCAGGGGAGTAATCCAAAGTTTCATTTGCTTCAAACAGAAACAGTGGCTGAATAACACGATCCTCATCTTCATCGGATTTCACAGTAAAAAGGTACCCTTTTTTATTTAGGTGCTCCATGGCATTTTCCATACCTATGCTTTTGAACTCATCGACTTCACGATCTGTCGCGGGTTGTCTATCCTCATCATCGCTTCCCAAAGTGGGGTTTGTGTCTTTGAGAAAAAATGAGGACCAATATACTATCACGGAAGAGTAGTTTATGTCAGAAGAGCTTCCACAATCATGAAGGTAATGCAAATCGAAATCTCCTATTCCCGGAGCATGAACAGCACCATTATCATGAGAACTTCCATCCACCATAAAACTCTTTCCGTAATGCACATCTTCATCATTTCTCACCGCAGCTCTTGCGCCCACCAGATGTCCCTCTTCGGGGTTGGTAGAACCACCACCTGATGTTCTCTTATTGGTTACATCGTAAAACTCGCCGCAAAAAACCACTGCCCGCAAGTTTTGTTGGGGATGCTTAAGATGGTTTTTAACATTGCCTTCGGAGTCGCTTGAAAAACGAAAGATCGATCCATCATGACGCTCCTGTTTTGAGCCACGGGGATTTGTACTGTAAAGCTTAAGCCTAGAGCTTTCAGGGTCAAAACAGAGCATCCTTGCACGGGATTTTTCAGAGAACGCTACCGGTGTACCACGCCTTCTGCTCAGCTCAAAATCACTCTGTGTACCATCCGCTTCTGCACTCTGGTCAAGAATTGATCCCTGGTCAAGTGCCCTGTCTGTAAGAACTATATCATCCAGGCAAAAAACAAGCGGTTTATCCTCTCCCGTTTCTTCCTTAATAAGCTCATCAAACACACCAGCTCTATCTTCAATCTCACAAAACCAGTTTCGGCTGTCCCAGGCAGGAGGAAGATCATAATAGTGCACCTGTTCAATTAGTGGTCTTTGAGCAAGCTCTTCATGGGTTATTGTCGTATCGGATAGTGAATCATCTGCATCCGAAAACTTACGCACAATCGTTGGATCAGAATATTCATCTTCTGTGTAGATCCAACTGTTTTCTGTTTCGAAGGTAAAACGTATATTTTCTACACTGTCCTCTTCACCTATACCAAAAATCTTCAGGCTATAAACTCCTGACTCTTTTACAGCACAGTTCGCAGGGCTCTTCATCATTGTACGCCTTAATTTGCGTTTGTTTTGGGCCCCGGTTTTCCATCCACCTCACCGGGATCACAGGACCAACCATACCTGTTTCCCAGCACCTTGATTATCTGCTGGTAATCTTCAGTTTGACTTCTTCTTTTTGTGATATCGTCCCAAACTGTTTCATCACTGTCCAGCATTGCCTTAAGAGCTTTGCAGCGATCTTCTGAGAGTTTAAAATTATACTCCTCGTTTCCTTCGGTGCAGGTGTGTCCAAAGAGTACCACCTCCTTTTGGGGATTGCTAGAGGCAAATTTGAATGTGGATAGGAGAGATTTTATCAGTATGCCATCATTATCGATGCAGGGCACGGCACTGTCAAAACTAAAGAGAGCCGCAGGGATTTGCACATAATCGCAGCGCAAATTCTTTTTCCAGGGCATCTCAAGCGGCGGGCTGTCGATAGTGTTTTCACCACGTGAGTGGGTGATATCCTTAATGGTATAGCTGCAAGGAGTATTAGGGTCTTCTTTGCAGGAGTTGTGATGAGCATTGCCCACATACCAGAGATGTTCTATCTCCATAAGAGCTGTGCCGTCATCTTCGATAAACCCCTCAACGACCTGTGCTAAATCCTCCTCCTTACCATCGAAAGTGCAAAAGAGTTTACCTCTTATTTTGGCACGAATGGTTTCCTTGAGATACTCCGCTTTTACCTCAACAAAGCACTGTTCATTGTACATGAATCCCTTTGGACCCGGTTTCCACTGTGCAGATATGAGGCGCGCTTCGGGCTCGTGGTCTTCATCAATTTGCCGCTCTGAATCATCTATACCGGTGACAAATTTGGGACTTTCATCTTCAGTGTCTTCCTGCTGCACCCGGTTTGTTTCCCTTTTCAGGGGCTTTGGTGCTACACTCCAGTCAAGATCTGAGTGGTTCATGAAAAAAGCAGCCCTTTATGTTGTTATGCAGTTAGTTTGGACTAATTACAATATATAACAGGTGGTATGGCGGTGCAAGTGCAATAGAGAGAACAATCTAAATGAATGGTTACAGGTTTTGGCGAAAAGCTCTGAATGTATAAAAACGCGTAACTGTATTATAGGTTGTACTGTAAAATGGGGAGGTAAAGGTATCTTCTGTCAGATGCATATGAATAATCAGCGCTAAAAAAAACAGGCTGCGTTGTAATAACAATGCAGCCTGTTTCTAATTATAGTTAATGCTGTTACGAAGGAAAATCTCTTATAAAGAAACTACTCCTCTGCCGGCGTTTAAACCACGGTTTTCAACCAAACACCTTTATCACCAGTTCCCCAACTCTTTTGCCCAAATTTTGTGCCGTTTTAATACCAGTCTCATCTTGTTCGACACCTCCGGGGTTTCCACTCCAAAAAACACCGCCGAAGTGACTTGTCGGTGAAGCATCCGACACGACTGTCATACCCTGAATCATGGCATTCTTTACAAGATCCATTGCAGTGAGCTCCTGCCCTCCATTCCTTGAACGGCCCACCGTCAGCACTCCCGCTATCAGGTTCTCGAACCTGAAGCCGTTTCTTCTGAATAAAACGCAACGATCGATAAACATCTTCATTTGTGAGCTTACTCCACCGAAATAAACCGGGGAACCAAGAATCAGCCCCTTGATTTCATCACCTTTTAAAAGAGGCATTATTTTATTGGTGAAGTCATCATTAAGCGAACAGGTGTACTCTTCCCGGCATTTACCACAGTCAATGCAACCGGAGAATGAGTGATGAGAAAGCTGCACGATTTCGGTATCAACTCCACAACCCTTCACTGCCTGCATGGCTTTTTCCAACCCAAAAAGGGTTGTACTGTTTTCTTTTTTGGGACTTCCACAGATTCCAACAACTTTCATTTTCTTCCCCTTTCAAATAATCAGACTTTAGTGCGCTTTTAGTTTCTCGATTATATTACCCGGGTGCAAAACTCTCAAAAGCTTTTTAGCTTTCTGTAACTAGCGGTTTTGGTAGCTGCATAAGTAGTGGAGGATAATCATAAGTACTAATTGTCTTAATCCTCCCACCCGGTATCCACACCTGAACAATACTATATGATTTCAAAATAAAAAAAGCCGATAAGAAATCAAACTTACCAACCATCGCTCATGCAATATAAGAGTACACTTCTCAAAAAGCTCATAAATAGGAGGGTTTTACGTGTTGTTTTGTTGAATCAACCATCAACGTAAAGGGCTGCTAGCTACGGGGTGTGGATGTATCACGCTTTTATTAACAGTGGTCATAAAAAAAATTAAATGATCTAAGCATTTAAATTTTTACATTAGAACAAAACTTCTATGGTGATATTTTCCTAAACAGCTCTAATATTTAACTCCTCTCACCCCACAATCCTTTTAATCCATTTTAGCGGTAACTGGCTCCCCGGGTAGGCAACGCCGGGATCATAGAATGAGGGCTGTTTTAATATCGATTTTTTATGTGAGAACTCTTCAAATCCCCATTTGCCATGATATCTGCCCGTACCGCTGTGTCCTACTCCGCCAAAAGGAAGTGTACTTGAAGCTACATGCAAAAGGGCTGTATTAATCCCCCCGCCAC
It encodes:
- a CDS encoding ATP-binding protein produces the protein MNDQLSFSFDENDALAGFRLNRAEVYNWGTFHQKVWTISPEGKNALLTGDIGSGKSTIVDAITTLLFPSHRIVYNKAAGADTKERSLRSYVNGYYKTERNDGGVGAKPVALRDQSSFSVILGVFANTGYHQTVTLAQVFWQKDPSAQPNRFFVVADCELTIARHFSGFGSDIKDLKKKIKAIPRVEGVYDSFPPYAASFRRRFGIENEQALELFHQTVSMKSVGNLTDFVRMHMLEPFDVESRIAALISHFDDLNRAHEAVLKAKSQVQKLTPIVNDLDKHHKTLEHCQNYRVLRDSLRSYFARLKSQLLEKRLKSLTDDHVRLNGNIEQTKGTITQKQGERDELKQAIADNGGDRLERLKGEINGLGSDKEKRLQAFNQYNTLAEQLSFENALSLEAFLTNRQYISKAMDSNEEQEAHLENSRREEDVQMARLREEHSKVTEEVESLRKRRSNIDSHQIRIRDELCKALGISEQEIPFAGELLQVRAEDSEWEGAIERVLHNFAMSLLVPDRLYKDVSSWVDSTDLKGRLVYYRTVSKQTKSAADLHPDSMVRKLSVKPDSEFYSWLETQLVRRFDFVCCSSLEQFRKEKQALTVSGQIKGTANRHEKDDRFTLHDRSRYVLGWDNKAKLKALEEQILSLEKEIQGCAVTISDLQSKLKQLRIRSENLVRLDSFSSFEEIDWKPLSVRIVELEQERKELESASDVLKTLNIKLEQLNRDLKESESQLDSFKDARSKNEEKQSNAKELLEQCREIIRGEINRLEDSRIEQLNAVRDKVLGTHTLRVESCDIRQQEIREHLQGKIDSEEKKLRTLSEKIIRAMQDYRRDNIAETADIDATIESGSEFRTMLAQLEADDLPKFEHRFKELLNENTIREIANFQSQLNRERQEIRERIERINQSLTAIEYNKGRYIVLEAQENTDAEVRDFRMALRACTEGSLTGSETDQYAESKFLQVKAIIDRFRGREGSSDMDKRWTQKVTDVRNWFSFAASERYMEDHSEYEHYTDSGGKSGGQKEKLAYTVLAASLAYQFGLEWGEIRSRSFRFVVIDEAFGRGSDESARFGLELFKRLNLQLLIVTPLQKIHIIEPYVSSVGFVYSPEGRESMLRNLTIEEYVAEKEANAL
- a CDS encoding DUF4194 domain-containing protein, with the translated sequence MSDQTQPDKAFSRVMINLLKGVIYAEEEPKLWQQLLNLQARVRDYAKQIGLSLEISEEEGFAWLKTIDEQEEGEEMPRLISRRQLSYPVSLLLALLRRRLAEHDATSSDNRLILSKNDVIEMITTFLPSGSNEVKIVNQVESYLKKIADMGFIRYLRSDKDTIEVRRILKVFIDAQWLNEFDLRIKEYLLSGRGAEDE
- a CDS encoding DUF3375 domain-containing protein; its protein translation is MSLAYSDLLQLFKFHPGWRLLRADNAPLILSFLDKTFIEPNVRTISQSDLIARLEDTLYELHQSQNTEHYPRSASAYLEEWAHDSKGWLRKYYPDDSDEPHFDLTPATEKVIGWLESLSGHAFIGTESRLMTIFELLRQMVIGTETDEATRIEALEAEKAHIDRQIEAIRNGEMPLLDETALRERFMQFSTMSNDLRSDFRAVEENFRKLDLQVREKIALFEGSKGELLEEVFGERDAITDSDQGRSFKTFWDFLMSPSSQEEFSELLEKVFSMDCIRISKPDGRLKRIHFDWLEAGEKTQRTVASLSQQLRRYLDNQAYLENKRIMSILDTISQGALKVKHSMPKNRTFMTLDKISPEIQLIMERPLYKPTAKVDLSSVIREANEEVFDSEALFNQIYIDRAELEANIRRELQTVSQITLSALIEKYPLHKGLAELLCYVSIASAGKLSVFDEENEESVCWEDSKGRLRKAMLPRIIFNRS
- a CDS encoding flavodoxin family protein, which encodes MKVVGICGSPKKENSTTLFGLEKAMQAVKGCGVDTEIVQLSHHSFSGCIDCGKCREEYTCSLNDDFTNKIMPLLKGDEIKGLILGSPVYFGGVSSQMKMFIDRCVLFRRNGFRFENLIAGVLTVGRSRNGGQELTAMDLVKNAMIQGMTVVSDASPTSHFGGVFWSGNPGGVEQDETGIKTAQNLGKRVGELVIKVFG